A window from Taeniopygia guttata chromosome 10, bTaeGut7.mat, whole genome shotgun sequence encodes these proteins:
- the LOC140684789 gene encoding uncharacterized protein C15orf39 homolog, which translates to MASKRYSEPADPVILKKLPRLEPATGFLPWQIPGTCSPVPHPGSESHFSYTGSYFACPLQSPKGPEQPPAGWSPSPAYLHYGPGALRQPVPAEGPLQNFLLCPPESLDTRLHPLDSQKSTKSLVSQDQLRAKKKLDSPRCPLAVKKPVVVKKAVSLAVPKPVYSAPASFLAPRMALLLGKQAESLQQQPGQVNWALPPATHPLHPSEPHRSDPCTTHSLLLLPSSLALPSREQLSSPTALPQYCVTFDKHGPPPSTPFLEASYPSAQSQKKMPEVPWPKLQLPDSSQVMQERSAMYYPSHTYLLSPHRAGPLYHRPAPTVGEPSALPSCGYVASREPFPSTYLKPQDPSSYFPSPLEPHVPRTVGARLGAALRDAEPGRDAELPRNTGYPGFAVSLGDASTFHASFPGTEPGCEQHGADSPQWRAAPRHSSAFQPVCTPERLSGGSGGLAETFPERGGSWEKPRQREEEHLYPGRRNSSPAPQDTPHGGPGEGNACKVKDAAKELIRPSLAVTPVKGLEELRDTKALSSSPPMPVIHNVFSLAPYQEYLERAKVTDPILFCRKHLWEDSSPQNTGGSQEPAAVRDVSVVSSLRSGSDTEQSQEESCYGSIPKKPKAETQELESQEGSPDRVGTEEPSPKEMVLDLSFKNRLVEAGDTQSLPGFVEGTRDREDKEEKEATGGKVGSGEGAQPRVPEADSGDKSSFQSSANFMFQKYKLLPSLPPSTEPTQQDGSSQAPQPSPCSSTPTPAQPASSPSSTPLFPQSGPQLSIILAPNPPQIRVSDAPSTPVEEKVLVVQKVGVLPSQTPPGQYFTSLHTLLCDTISGSVSRSSPELLQEWLKKAELAEELGEMPKSLPSPKNGSKAPIPQKPSNGKEIWLAYHDVGRLLTDLLSQLKTFMSACPFPHVVRAGAIFIPIHVVKEKLFPTLPGSLVDQVLQKHKVELRPTTLSEERHLRDLELKSCTSRMLKLLAIKWLREIYPDLLNLHWHNSIRQQLGLSSDSGQPSK; encoded by the exons ATGGCCTCAAAACGGTACTCAGAGCCTGCAGACCCTGTGATTCTCAAGAAGCTGCCTCGTCTGGAGCCTGCCACCGGCTTCCTGCCCTGGCAAATCCCAGGCACCTGCAGCCCGGTGCCCCACCCTGGCTCTGAAAGTCATTTCAGCTACACGGGCTCCTACTTTGCCTGCCCACTGCAGAGCCCCAAGGGCCCCGAGCAGCCCCCAGCTGGCTGGAGCCCCTCGCCCGCCTACCTGCACTACGGCCCCGGTGCCCTGAGACAGCCCGTGCCAGCTGAGGGGCCACTGCAGAacttcctgctgtgcccaccagAGAGCCTTGACACCAGGCTGCACCCCCTGGACAGCCAGAAGAGCACAAAGAGCCTGGTAAGCCAGGACCAGCTGAGGGCCAAAAAGAAGCTGGACAGTCCCAGGTGCCCCTTGGCAGTGAAGAAGCCAGTGGTGGTGAAGAAGGCAGTTTCTCTAGCAGTCCCCAAGCCAGTGTACAGTGCCCCCGCCTCCTTCTTGGCTCCCAGGATGGCTCTGCTACTCGGGAAACAAGCAGAGAGCCTGCAGCAGCAACCAGGGCAGGTAAACTGGGCCCTGCCCCCTGCCACCCACCCTCTGCACCCCAGCGAGCCCCACAGGAGCGATCCCTGCACAAcccacagcctcctgctgctgccctccagcctggccctgccttccagggagcagctgagctccCCCACTGCCTTACCCCAGTACTGTGTCACCTTTGATAAGCACGGgccaccccccagcaccccgtTCCTGGAAGCAAGTTATCCTTCTGCCCAGAGTCAGAAGAAGATGCCAGAGGTCCCCTGGCCCAAGCTCCAGCTGCCTGACAGCAGCCAAGTGATGCAGGAGAGGTCAGCAATGTACTACCCATCCCACACATACCTGCTGTCACCCCACAGAGCTGGCCCCCTCTACCACCGCCCAGCTCCCACTGTGGGGGAGCCCAGTGCCCTACCCAGCTGTGGCTATGTGGCAAGCAGGGAGCCCTTTCCCAGCACCTACCTCAAGCCCCAAGATCCCAGCAGTTATTTTCCCAGCCCCTTGGAGCCCCATGTGCCAAGGACAGtgggtgccaggctgggggcGGCGCTGAGGGATGCTGAGCCAGGCAGGGATGCGGAGCTGCCCAGGAACACCGGGTACCCAGGGTTTGCTGTCAGCCTGGGCGATGCATCCACGTTCCACGCCTCCTTTCCCGGCACAGAGCCGGGCTGTGAGCAGCACGGGGCAGACAGTCCGCAGTGGCGAGCAGCACCGAGGCACAGCAGCGCTTTCCAGCCTGTCTGCACCCCAGAGAGGCTTTCTGGGGGCTCCGGTGGGCTGGCTGAGACATTTCCCGagagaggagggagctgggagaaacCCAGGCAAAGGGAGGAGGAGCACCTGTACCCAGGGAGGAGAAACAGCAGCCCGGCCCCTCAGGACACCCCCCATGGGGGACCAGGGGAAGGAAATGCCTGCAAGGTCAAGGATGCAGCCAAGGAGCTCATCCGCCCTTCTCTGGCTGTGACCCCTGTCAAAGGGCTGGAAGAGCTGAGGGACACCAAGGCTTTGTCATCCTCCCCACCAATGCCTGTGATCCACAACGTCTTCAGCCTGGCACCCTACCAGGAGTATCTGGAAAGGGCCAAGGTCACAGACCCCATTCTGTTCTGCAGGAAGCATCTGTGGGAGGACTCCTCACCCCAAAACACGGGTGGCAGCCAGGagcctgctgctgtcagagaCGTCTCAGTGGTGTCCAGCCTGAGGTCAGGCAGTGATACAGAGCAGAGCCAAGAGGAAAGTTGTTATGGGAGCATCCCTAAAAAGCCAAAGGCTGAGACCCAAGAGCTGGAGTCTCAGGAGGGCAGCCCTGACAGGGTGGGCACTGAGGAGCCATCCCCTAAGGAAATGGTGCTGGACCTTAGCTTCAAGAACAGACTTGTGGAAGCCGGTGACACCCAGTCACTCCCTGGCTTTGTGGAGGGGACACGGGACCGAGAGGataaggaggagaaagaggctACAGGAGGGAAGGTGGGGTCAGGAGAGGGTGCACAGCCCCGGGTGCCTGAGGCGGACTCTGGGGACAAGAGCAGCTTCCAGAGCTCAGCCAACTTCATGTTCCAGAAATACAAgctgctgccctccctcccacccAGCACTGAGCCCACCCAGCAGGATGGAAGCTCTCAagccccccagcccagcccctgcagcagcacccccacACCAGCTCAACCAGCCTCCTCTCCATCCAGCACCCCTCTGTTCCCACAGTCCGGCCCCCAGCTCAGCATCATCCTggccccaaaccctccccagatCCGGGTTTCCGATGCCCCCTCAACTCCAGTGGAGGAGAAGGTGTTGGTGGTCCAGAAGGTTGGTGTTCTTCCCTCACAGACACCCCCGGGGCAGTACTTCACCTCCCTGCACACCTTGCTCTGTGACACGATTTCAGGCTCAGTGTCCCGCTCCTCcccggagctgctgcaggagtggctgaagaaagctgagctggcagaagagctgggagagatgcccaaatccctgcccagccccaagAATGGCTCCAAGGCTCCCATTCCTCAGAAGCCCAGCAACGGCAAGGAGATCTGGCTGGCTTATCATGACGTGGGCAGGCTCCTCACTgacctgctctcccagctgaaGACCTTCATGTCCGCTTGCCCTTTCCCCCACGTCGTCCGGGCGGGAGCCATCTTCATCCCCATCCATGTGGTGaaggagaagctcttcccaacGCTGCCTGGGAGCTTAGTGGACCAAGTGCTGCAGAAGCACAAGGTGGAGCTGCGTCCCACCACCCTCTCGGAGGAGAGGCACCTGAGGGACCTGGAGCTGAAGAGCTGCACCTCCCGCATGCTGAAGCTCCTGGCGATCAAGTGGCTTCGTGAAATCTACCCTGACCTGCTCAACCTCCACTGGCACAACTCCATCCGGCAGCAGCTCG GTTTAAGCTCAGATTCTGGCCAGCCTTCCAAGTAG